One genomic window of Etheostoma spectabile isolate EspeVRDwgs_2016 chromosome 7, UIUC_Espe_1.0, whole genome shotgun sequence includes the following:
- the c7h1orf174 gene encoding UPF0688 protein C1orf174 homolog: MHKMPGQLDNLKPRKRKSSSRKPQASTTRRRCMKSPETQPAAESSSVVSGYSKADNPLETLSCIRCECHQSAGRRRCSASPELEGQEGKENGLRTGLDLDSCRVNSVWDKPESEDMDCEETSKNIFPDDDSNQILPVEQFFGNLDVVQDFPYKSSESSVHVQKENRRRHYYAREDSEEEEAGLSSVQQDDT, translated from the exons ATGCACAAG ATGCCTGGTCAACTTGACAACTTGAAGCCCAGAAAGAGGAAGAGCAGCTCCAGAAAG CCACAGGCTTCTACTACAAGGAGGAGATGTATGAAAAGTCCAGAGACACAGCCAGCCGCAGAGAGCAGCTCAGTAGTCAGTGGTTACAGCAAAGCAGACAATCCTCTAGAGACACTCTCCTGCATCCGCTGTGAATGCCACCAGTCTGCAGGCAGGAGGAGATGCTCAGCATCACCAGAGCTCGAGGGACAGGAGGGCAAAGAAAACGGACTGAGGACGGGGCTGGATTTGGACAGCTGCAGAGTGAACAGCGTTTGGGACAAACCGGAGTCTGAGGACATGGATTGTGAAGAAACCAGCAAAAACATCTTCCCAGACGACGACAGTAATCAGATTCTTCCTGTGGAGCAGTTCTTTGGAAACTTGGATGTTGTACAG GACTTCCCTTACAAATCGTCGGAGAGTTCCGTCCATGTTCAGAAGGAGAACAGGAGACGGCATTACTACGCACGAGAGGACAGCGAGGAAGAGGAGGCAGGCCTCAGCAGCGTGCAGCAAGACGACACTTAG
- the b3gnt7l gene encoding UDP-GlcNAc:betaGal beta-1,3-N-acetylglucosaminyltransferase 7, like translates to MDHFFRRKRVGLLKPLLSLSLVFASFLMIHKLKAEKDGVGVKRMKDAGWCDSECFSFKKGVVKNGLGSSVSPVLSNGLDAQRVSNGTPAFWDAQVLNCSEDASVRSKDWFRRLDPRFHQFVLHRHCRYFPMLINHPEKCANGEVQLLMVVKSVIEQHDRREAVRKTWGKEHTVDGKKIKTLFLLGSPTTGKDTKNLQKLIEYEDMIYGDILQWDFMDTFFNLTLKEVNFLKWFNIYCSGVQFIFKGDDDVFVNTHNLLQLIGFRVEERKEAELFVGDTISKAIPIRNRQSKYYIPKELYDKPYPPYVGGGGFLMSSQLARRLFVVSEDLELYPIDDVFLGMCLQKLHLAPEMHPGFRTFGITRRRVSPMNSEPCFYKNLIVVHKLSVQELLRMWSVVHNEDLICAQKVSM, encoded by the coding sequence ATGGATCACTTTTTCCGGAGGAAACGGGTCGGTCTGCTGAAACCCTTGCTGAGCCTGTCTCTAGTCTTTGCCTCTTTTCTCATGATCCACAAGCTGAAGGCAGAGAAGGACGGAGTGGGGGTTAAACGAATGAAGGATGCCGGTTGGTGCGACTCCGAGTGTTTTTCATTCAAGAAGGGAGTCGTGAAAAATGGTTTGGGGAGCTCAGTGTCTCCAGTTCTTAGCAACGGACTGGATGCGCAGCGGGTCTCCAACGGGACTCCGGCTTTCTGGGACGCTCAGGTTCTCAATTGCAGTGAGGACGCGTCGGTGAGGAGCAAGGACTGGTTTCGGCGCTTGGACCCGAGATTTCACCAGTTTGTTCTGCACAGACACTGCAGGTACTTCCCCATGCTCATCAACCACCCGGAGAAATGCGCGAATGGAGAGGTGCAACTCCTCATGGTGGTCAAGTCCGTCATCGAGCAGCACGACAGGCGGGAGGCTGTGCGTAAAACCTGGGGCAAGGAGCACACGGTGGATGGgaagaaaatcaaaactttaTTTCTTTTGGGAAGCCCGACGACTGGAAAAGACACCAAGAACCTCCAGAAACTGATCGAGTACGAGGACATGATATACGGGGACATCCTCCAGTGGGACTTCATGGACACTTTCTTTAATCTGACCCTAAAAGAAGTAAACTTCCTCAAATGGTTCAACATTTACTGCTCCGGCGTCCAGTTCATTTTCAAAGGAGACGATGATGTGTTTGTGAACACGCACAATCTGCTGCAGCTCATCGGCTTCAGAGTGGAGGAGCGCAAAGAGGCCGAGTTATTTGTGGGGGACACCATCTCCAAGGCGATCCCCATCCGAAACCGGCAGAGCAAATACTACATTCCCAAAGAGCTGTACGATAAGCCATATCCCCCGTATGTCGGAGGTGGGGGGTTTCTGATGTCCTCCCAGCTGGCACGGAGGCTCTTCGTGGTCTCGGAGGACCTGGAGTTGTACCCCATCGACGATGTGTTTTTGGGAATGTGCCTGCAGAAGCTTCACTTGGCCCCAGAGATGCACCCGGGCTTCAGGACCTTCGGGATCACCAGACGCAGGGTGAGCCCCATGAACAGCGAGCCATGCTTTTACAAAAACCTCATCGTGGTGCACAAACTGAGCGTGCAGGAGCTGCTCAGGATGTGGAGCGTGGTGCACAACGAGGACTTGATTTGCGCTCAAAAGGTCTCCATGTGA